In Anabas testudineus chromosome 12, fAnaTes1.2, whole genome shotgun sequence, one genomic interval encodes:
- the LOC113159271 gene encoding uncharacterized protein LOC113159271, with product MKDPCRICGVRLVGSQCRWIFSSSGKRKLQVILSHVLGWEVTRDGRGEFLCGKCVFQLEKVVQCDINISHLQDEHNNQTQKLQAEKEHLIQCIIHVYNKNNSTLDKIEGESSCKTPLRSSRLSSPDNEVVCQLASEGQQFREFGSGHVENRMRRCVSLDRIISVGGVLPGRLGPKRLGSAAGLDGSMKSFGLRGARHRSQSMYLDLVQRKGTLPKPGFKGRSTSLQSLNRDFSSDPLSEPPPKLKLRGTKLITRHGATEDPGGKVQARALLHSSSSQPSVISDLILLLRCLSKQQVSRPLGSHIPVLKKLSTSLLNPQAKRRHKQAKWKSLHDLTEEFDDEYTPVKLEVVILSISAEQHAAALVMSGFTS from the coding sequence ATGAAGGACCCGTGTCGTATATGTGGTGTTCGTCTGGTGGGAAGCCAGTGTCGCTGGATCTTCAGCTCATCAGGAAAGCGGAAGTTACAAGTCATTCTGTCCCATGTGCTGGGCTGGGAGGTGACTCGTGATGGTCGAGGAGAGTTCCTCTGTGGGAAATGTGTGTTCCAGCTGGAGAAGGTAGTACAGTGCGACATAAACATCAGCCATCTGCAGGATGAACACAACAACCAGACCCAGAAGCTTCAGGCAGAGAAAGAACACCTGATACAGTGCATCATACACgtttacaacaaaaacaactcaacCCTGGACAAGATTGAAGGGGAGAGCAGCTGCAAGACTCCACTCAGGTCCTCTAGGCTGAGTAGTCCTGATAATGAGGTTGTATGTCAGCTGGCCTCTGAAGGACAACAGTTCAGAGAATTTGGAAGTGGTCATGTGGAGAATCGTATGAGAAGGTGTGTTAGTTTGGATAGGATTATTAGTGTGGGGGGGGTGTTGCCAGGGCGCTTAGGCCCCAAGAGGCTTGGCTCGGCAGCAGGACTTGATGGCTCTATGAAGAGCTTTGGTCTCAGAGGCGCACGCCACCGTTCGCAGAGCATGTACCTTGACCTGGTCCAACGTAAGGGCACACTGCCAAAACCTGGATTCAAAGGTCGCTCCACATCTCTGCAGTCTCTGAATAGAGACTTTTCTTCAGATCCACTCTCTGAACCCCCACCCAAACTAAAGCTCAGAGGAACCAAGTTGATTACCAGGCATGGTGCCACTGAAGACCCAGGAGGGAAGGTTCAGGCCAGAGCACTTCTTCACAGCTCCTCAAGTCAGCCCTCTGTGATCTCTGACCTGATCCTTCTCCTGCGCTGCCTCTCCAAGCAGCAAGTGTCTCGCCCTCTGGGGAGCCACATCCCAGTCCTTAAGAAGTTAAGCACTAGCCTCCTCAATCCTCAAGCTAAGCGCAGACACAAACAGGCCAAATGGAAGTCTTTGCATGATCTTACAGAGGAGTTTGATGATGAATACACCCCTGTCAAATTGGAGGTAGTAATTTTGAGTATCTCTGCAGAGCAACATGCTGCAGCATTGGTAATGAGCGGTTTTACTTCTTAA